TCCGCATGTTCTTAGGAGTGGCGAGCAATGAGCTTCGCAGACAAGACGTTGACGTGCCGTGATTGTGGCACGGAGTTCACCTTCACGGCTGGAGAGCAGGAATTTTACGCCCAGAAGGGCTTCGACAACGAGCCCACTCGCTGCTCAAACTGTCGGCGCGCCCGCAAGCAGAATCGCGGTGGCGACAGCTACGGCGGTGGCGGTGGTGGCTACAGCAGCCGCGACAGCTACGGCGGTGGCCGCGAGCAGCGCCAGATGCACACGACGACCTGCTCATCCTGCGGGCGTGAGGCACAGGTGCCGTTCGTGCCCCGTGGCGACAAGCCCGTCTACTGCAACGATTGCTTCCGCTCGCAGCGCTCTTCTAGCCGCTGGTAAATAGCGCCCGCAAACGATACATTCTCAGGACTCGTCATGCGACGAGTCCTGTTGTTTTTAAGCCCAATGCTTTGCACACCGCCGACGCCGAGCCTTGCGAATCCGCCGCATCATTGACGAGCAATCCATTCGCCTGTATCGTGTTGGCACAGGAGGGTGCAATGGGCTTTCTACGGCGACTTTTTGGCGGCGGCGCTCAGTCGAGCGACGACCGTGGGCTGCATCTGTATATCAAATGCCAGCGCTGCGGCTCGCCTGTCCACGTGCGGATCGATCTGCACAACGATCTGAGCGCCGAGTACGGCGACACGGAGGCGGAAGGGTATCACCTGATCAAGGAAGTGATGGACGATCGCTGCTTCCGGCTGATGCGCGCCGAGCTACAGTTTGATGCCCGACGCCGGGAAGTATCGCGCGCGATCGAGGGCGGCACGCTCATCTCACAGGAGGAGTTCGAGGCGCTGCGCGAGGCACGCGGCGGGCGGCCTACCTGAGCACCGATGCGGTTGCATCGGCGGCCCTACCTCGTATATCATGCGTAGCAGCGCTGGATACTGCTCGTCGCAGCATGAAGGCGCACTTGCGGTACATAGCCGATTCAGCATCAGAAAGGGATTTCTTGGGGACGCCCACCGCCGGGTGCCCATGCGGGTGCCCTCTGGGCATGGGCACCCGCATGGTGCCCGCCCCCGGCCTATCGGCGCGTACACACTGGCAACGACGATCACACACGCGAAATTAGCGGCACTATGCGCATTCCACATCCCATTCCATATCAAGGCAGCAAGCGCAAGCTGGCGCGGGCGATCGTCGCGTGTTTTCCTGAGCGTGTCGATCGGCTGATCGAGCCATTCGCGGGATCGGCGGCGGTGACGATCGCGGCGGCCCATCATCAGGCCGCGCAGCGCTTCGTGCTGAACGACGCCAACGCGCCGCTGATGGAGCTGTGGCGCGCGATCATCGAGCAGCCGCACGACCTGGCGCGGCGCTACGAGCACCTGTGGCACGAGCAGCAGGGCCGCGAGCGCAGCTACTACGACGAGGTTCGGGCCGCGTTCAATCGGGCGCACGCGCCGCACGATCTGCTCTACCTGCTGGCGCGCTGTGTGAAGGCAGCGGTGCGCTATAACGCGCAGGGCGCGTTCAACCAGAGCGCGGATCATCGCCGCAAGGGCATGCGCCCCCAGACGATGCGGCAGCAGATCGTAGCGGCGGCGCATCTGCTGCGCGGGCGCGTGGCGCTGGCGGCAGGCGATTACCGCGAGGCGCTGCATCTGGCGACGACAAAGGACGTTGTGTATCTCGATCCGCCCTATCAGGGCGTGTGGGGCCTGCGCGATCCGCGCTACATCCAGGGGCTAGCATGCGATGCGTTCGTCGCGACGCTCCACGATCTTAACGAGCGGAGCATCGCCTACATCGTCAGCTACGATGGACGCACCGGCGCGAAACACTTCGGGCAGCCGCTGCCGGGCTGGCTCAAGCTGACCCACCTTGAGATCGACGCGGGGCGGTCGGCGCAGGCGACGCTGCTCAGACGGTCCAGCCGCACGATCGAGTCGCTGTACCTTTCGGAGGCGCTGGTCCGCCGCATCGATCTGGATCGGGCGCTGGCGCTGACGAGCTGCTGGCTCAGATAAGCCATCAAGGCTAACGTTGTTCCAAACCGGCTGGATGTCCGGCTCGCGTTGCAAAGGGGTGGATAAGGTGACGACAGGCATTGCAGTTGAGCTGCGGCAGGTGAGCAAGCGCTTCGGTGAGATCGCCGCCGTGGATGACGTATCGCTGCGCATCGCGGATGGCGAGTTTTTTTCGCTGCTGGGGCCGTCCGGCTGCGGCAAGACGACGACGCTGCGGATGATCGCCGGATTCGAGATGCCGACCGACGGCGAGATCTTCATCAAGGGCCAGCCGATGGGATCGACGCCGCCCTACCGCCGCCACGTCAACACCGTGTTTCAAAGCTACGCGCTCTTTCCGCATCTGACCGTCGCCGAGAATGTGGCCTTCGGGCTCCAGATGCACAACGTGCCCAAGGCCGAGATCACGCGGCGTGTCGCGGACGCGCTGCGGCTGGTGCGGCTCGACGAGTACGGCAAGCGCCGACCCCGGCAGCTTTCGGGCGGGCAGCAGCAGCGCGTGGCGCTGGCGCGGGCGCTGGTCAATCAGCCTGCGGTGCTGCTGCTGGACGAGCCGCTCGGCGCGCTCGATCTGAAGCTGCGCAAGGAGTTGCAGCTTGAGCTGCGCGGCCTGCAAGAGCGCGTCGGCATCACCTTTGTGTATGTCACCCACGATCAGGAGGAGGCGCTGACGATGTCGGATCGGATCGCGGTGATGAGCGGCGGCAAGGTGCTCCAGATCGGCACGCCCACCGAGATCTACGAGCGTCCGACGTGTCGCTTTGTGGCCGACTTTATCGGCGAAACCAACTTCCTGCGCGGCAGCGTGATGCAATCGGACACACAGCAGGCAACCGTGCGCGTCGGCGACAGCCTGGTCGTCGAGGGCTACACGCCGCAGCCGGTGCAGGCGGGCCAGCCGGTCACAGTCTCGATCCGACCGGAGAAAGCGCGGCTGAGCGAGCAGCATCCGCAGACTTCGACGAATGTGTTTCCAGTCAAGGTGGAGCGCATCGCCTACATCGGCTCCGATACGCGGATCTTCGTGACGCTCGACGGGCAGCATCGCTTCGTGGTCTGGGAGCAAAATAATATCTCGACGCTCAATCCCAACGCCTTCTACGCCCAGGGCGATACCGCGTATCTGACCTGGCCGGTCGAGAATGCGCTGGTGCTGACGGAGTAAGAGCAAAGAACAAAGAAACAAGAGAACAAAGGAACAAAGGAACAAAGAAACCGGGTGCCCTCTGGGCGCACAAAGGAACAAAGGAACAAGAGAACAAACGGGGAACCTTGAACTTGGAACTTGAAACTTGAAACTCGGAACTCATATCATGGCTGTGATTCCAGAAAGCTCGATCGTTCGGACGCGCGAGGCCGTGAGGCGGCGCGAGCGGCTGCGTCTGTTTGGGCTGCTGCTACCGGGCTCACTCTGGCTGACCCTCTTTTTTCTGCTGCCGCTGGTGACGATCGTGATCTACAGCTTTCTGCGGCGATCCTCGACCGGCGACATCGACTGGACCTTCTCGCTCGACAATTATGTTAAGCTGTTTACCTCGCCGCTCTACCTGACGATCTTCTGGCGCTCGTTCTGGCTGGCGATCGTGACGACGGTGATCTGCCTGCTGATCGGCTATCCGCTGGCGTTCTTCATCGTGCGCCAGAGCGAGCGCTGGCGGGCCGCGCTGATCTTCGCGATCATGATCCCATTCTGGACCAACTTTCTGGTGCGGATCTATGCCTGGCAGTTTTTGCTCAACAACACCGGCCTGATCAACAGCCTGCTCGACGCGCTGGGCTATCCCCGGCTGAATATGATCAACACCACGGGCGCGGTGCTGACCGGCCTGGTCTATGGCGAGCTTCCTTTCATGGTGCTGCCGCTGTACGCCGTGCTGGAGCGCTTCGACTGGCGGCTGCTGGAGGCGGCGCAGGATCTCTACGCCAACCGCTTCCGCGCCTTCTGGCACGTGATGCTGCCGCTGACGATGCCGGGCATTACCGCAGGCTCGATCCTGGTCTTCGTGCCGACGGTCGGGCAGTTTGTGGTGCCGGAACTGCTCGGCGGCTCCAAGGTTGCGGTGCTCGGTAATCAGCTTGCGATCCAGTTCAAGTCGGCCCAAAACCCGCCGTTTGGCTCGGCAATCGCGCTGGTCTTCATGGCAATCCTGACGCTGGCGGTGATGCTCTACTTCCGCGCGACGACGGAGGAAAGCCGATGAGCCTGTCGACCGAGCGCGCCAGCGCCGCGCCGCAGCCTGTCTCGAGCACCCGCGCGGCCCGCGCCCGCCGCAACTGGGCAAGCTGGGTGCTGGCGCTCAACGCGGCCTGGTCCTACCTGTTTCTGTACGCGCCGATCCTGATCCTGATCCTGTTCTCGTTCAACCAGTCGCGATTCGGCGCGAAGTGGACCGGCTGGACGCTGGATTGGTACCGGCAGATGGTGCGGGACGATCGGATCGCCGATGCGTTCCAGACCACGATGCTAATCGCGATCACCTCGACGGTTATCGCCACGACGATCGGCACGATGCTGGCGCTGGCGCTGGAGCGCTACCGCTTTCGTGGGCGCACCGCGCTCGACGCCACGCTCTACCTGCCGATCATCATCCCCGACATCGTAATGGCGGTCGCGCTGCTGGCGTTCTTCTCGTTTACATTCCGCCTGCTCAACGCTACGTTTGGCCTGAGCATGCGCAACGGCCTTGCGACCGTGATTATCGCGCATGTGGCCTTCAATATCTCGTTTGTGACGGTGGTGGTGCGCGCCAGCCTGCGCAACTTCGATCGGCGGCTGGAAGAGGCCGCGCAAGACCTGGGAGCCAATCCGTGGCAGACGTTTCGGCACGTGACGCTGCCGCTGATCATGCCCGGCATCATCGGCGGCGCGCTGATCGCCTTCACGCTCTCGCTCGATGACTTCGTGGTGACGTTCTTCACCAGCGGCCCCGGCGTCAACACGCTGCCGCTTGAGGTCTATAGCCGCGTGCGCAAAACGATCACGCCTGAGATCAACGCCGTCTCGACGCTGATGCTGCTCGGCTCGATCGTGCTGGTGGCCGCGTCGCTGCTGCTGCAAAGAAGGGGACGGTAGAACAAAGGGCCGCAAGGCCGGGGGTGGGCACCATGCGGGTGCCCATGCCCAGAGGGCACCCGCATGGGCACCCGCATGGGCGCCCGGTGGTGGGCGTCCCCCATGATCTATCACCCTCTGCAAGAACAAAGAACAAAGGGAGCACCAAGAATTAGCAGCCAAGAACCACGGGCGGAGATCCCCGACCCCAGAATCCCTGGTCGTGGAACTGGAAACTTGGAACTTGGAACGCAAAACTGCTTCTTGCCAGGTGGTGTATATTTTGACTGTTTCGCGATCTTGTTCGCTTGATCCCTTATTCTTTTGTTCGCTATTCAAGGAGGATTACAGATGAAACGATGGAGAGCGCTGCTGCCGGTGCTGCTGATCGCCGTGCTCGTCGCGTGTGGGCAGACGGGGAACCAGGCGAATCAGCCAGCGGCGAGCGTACCGACCTCGCCGAATGCGGCGGCCCAGACATCGGTGCCCGAAGCGTCGCCCGCCGAAACCAGCGCTGCGGCGACACAGCCCGCCAATGAGGAGATCACCGTCTCGCCGGAGACGATCACGGTCGAGCCACAGATGACAGAGACAGCCGCCGCAGGCTCCGCGACGGCAACAGCCGGAGGCTCCGGCCAGGCTCCAGGCGGCACCTCCACGGGCGAGATCGACTGTGGCGATAAGAGCAAGCTCGGCACGACGCTGCATATCTTCAGCTGGGCCGACTACTGGCCGGTCGAGGACGACAACAACCTGCTCGCAGATTTTCAGGCGGCGTGCGGCGTCGAGGTGACGCTCGACACCTTCCCATCGAACGAGGACCTGGCGGCAAAGATTCGGGCCGGAAACTCCGGCTACGACATCATCGTGCCGTCCGACTACATGGTCGGTATTCTGGCGGAAGAGGGACGGCTGCTGAAGCTCGACAAGTCGCTGATCCCGAACATCGCCAACCTAGACCAAAACCAGATGGGCCTGTACTACGATCCCAACAACGACTACTCGCTGCCCTACCAGTACGGCATGACCGGCATCGCGTTCAACAGCAAAGAGGTCACGCCCGCGCCGGATAGCTGGGCCGCGCTCTTCGATCCTGCGCAGCTCAAGCCGTACGAGAACAAAGTCAGCATGCTCGACGACGAGCGCGAAAGCGTCGGCGCGGCGCTCAAATACCAGGGCTACTCGTACAACGCGATCGATCCGCAAGAGCTGGCGAAGGCCAAAGAGGTCCTTCTGGCACAGAAGCCGCTCCTGGCACGCTACGACTCGGAGAACGTCGCGGCGGGCCTGACCAGCGGCGAGATCGTGATGGCGCATGCCTGGAACGGCGCGGCGGCGCTGGCCCGCTCCGAAAATCCCGACATTCAGTGGATCGTGCCCAAGGAAGGCGGCGTCATCTGGCAGGATAACCTGGCGATCCCGGCGGACGCGCCAGAACCGTACACCGCGCATGTGTTCATCAACAACGTGCTCGACGGCAAGATCGGCGCGCGCATCACCGACTTCACCTACTACCTGACGCCCAACAAAGCGGCAGAGCCGCTGGTCAGCGAGGACGTGCGCCAGCTTCAATTCTATCCCGACGACGAGATGCGCAAGCGGCTGGAGTACATCGAGCGCAAGGGCGATCCCGCGCTCTACTCCGACATCTGGACCGAGATCAAAGGCCAGTAGATGCCGTGCGGCGGGGCGGTCGATCGAGCGCCCCACCCAGGCCCACCCGCTACAGCTACTCTAAGCCACGCATAATCGCGACGATCAGACACCTAGCGGAGGAATACTGTATGGCCCCGATGATGTGGATCGACAATCAGCTCGTACCCAGCGCCGACGGCGCAACCTTCGCCGTCCACGATCCTGCCACCGAAGAGGTGATCGACGAGGTGCCCAGGGGCAGCGCCGCCGACGCGCAGCGCGCCATCACGGCGGCAACCACAGCCTTTCGCGACTGGCGCAAAGTCACCGCAGGCGAGCGCGCCGAGCTGCTGCACGAGGTTGCGCGGAAGCTCCGCGCGCGCGCTCAGGAGCTGGCGACGCTGCTGACACGCGAGGGCGGCAAGCCGCTCAAAGAAAACATCGACGAGATGAGCTGGTCGGCGGCGTGCTTCGACTACTACGCCGAGATGGGCCGCAACTCGCGGGGCCGCGTGATCCCCAGCGTGGAGCCGTCGCAGCTTGCGCTGGTGCTCAAGGAGCCGTACGGCGTCGTCGGATGCATCGTGCCGTGGAACTACCCGATCCTGCTCATGGCCTGGAAGGTGGCGCCCGCGCTGGCCGCTGGCAACACGGTTGTGCTCAAGCCCAGCGAGATGACGCCGCTCTCGACGCTGGCCTGCGCCGAGATCTTTGATCATCTACCGCCGGGCGTGGTCAATATCGTCACGGGCTACGGCGACGTCGGGCGCGAGCTGGTGGTCAGCCGGGGCACGCAGATGATCGCCTTCACCGGCAGCGCCGCGACAGGCCGCGAGATCGCCCGGCTGGCGGCGGAGCAGATCAAAAAAGTTCATCTTGAGCTGGGCGGCAAAGATGCGTTCATCGTCGCCGAAGATGCCGATCTCGACGTGGCGGTGCCAGGCGTCGCCTGGGCCGCGCTGCTCAATGCTGGACAGGTCTGCACCTCCACAGAGCGCGTCTATGTCCACGAGAGCATCCGCAAGCCCTTCACCGATCGGCTGGTCGACTATGTTCGATCGCTGCGGCTCGGCCCCGGCATCGATCCGCAGACCGACATCGGCCCGGTGATCGGCGAGAAGTATCGCGCCAAAGTGGAGGAGCACGTCGACGAGGCCAGGGCGCAGGGCGCGAAGATCCTGACCGGCGGGCAGCGCCCCAAGCAGTTCGAGCGCGGCTACTTCTACGAGCCGACGGTGCTCACCAACCTTGATCACTCGTTCCGCATCATGCGCGAAGAAACCTTCGGCCCGACGATCCCGATCATGGCCTACTCGACCTTCGATGAGGCGATTGCCCTCGCCAACGACAGCGACTACGGCCTCGGTGCGAACCTCTTCACGCGCGATCCGCGCAAGGTCAAGCAGTACTACGAAGAGGTCAAGGCGGGCACGCTCTGGGTCAACGATCCGCTCACCGACAACGACGCGGGGCCGTTC
The sequence above is a segment of the Herpetosiphonaceae bacterium genome. Coding sequences within it:
- a CDS encoding zinc-ribbon domain containing protein — translated: MSFADKTLTCRDCGTEFTFTAGEQEFYAQKGFDNEPTRCSNCRRARKQNRGGDSYGGGGGGYSSRDSYGGGREQRQMHTTTCSSCGREAQVPFVPRGDKPVYCNDCFRSQRSSSRW
- a CDS encoding DNA adenine methylase, producing MRIPHPIPYQGSKRKLARAIVACFPERVDRLIEPFAGSAAVTIAAAHHQAAQRFVLNDANAPLMELWRAIIEQPHDLARRYEHLWHEQQGRERSYYDEVRAAFNRAHAPHDLLYLLARCVKAAVRYNAQGAFNQSADHRRKGMRPQTMRQQIVAAAHLLRGRVALAAGDYREALHLATTKDVVYLDPPYQGVWGLRDPRYIQGLACDAFVATLHDLNERSIAYIVSYDGRTGAKHFGQPLPGWLKLTHLEIDAGRSAQATLLRRSSRTIESLYLSEALVRRIDLDRALALTSCWLR
- a CDS encoding ABC transporter ATP-binding protein, translating into MTTGIAVELRQVSKRFGEIAAVDDVSLRIADGEFFSLLGPSGCGKTTTLRMIAGFEMPTDGEIFIKGQPMGSTPPYRRHVNTVFQSYALFPHLTVAENVAFGLQMHNVPKAEITRRVADALRLVRLDEYGKRRPRQLSGGQQQRVALARALVNQPAVLLLDEPLGALDLKLRKELQLELRGLQERVGITFVYVTHDQEEALTMSDRIAVMSGGKVLQIGTPTEIYERPTCRFVADFIGETNFLRGSVMQSDTQQATVRVGDSLVVEGYTPQPVQAGQPVTVSIRPEKARLSEQHPQTSTNVFPVKVERIAYIGSDTRIFVTLDGQHRFVVWEQNNISTLNPNAFYAQGDTAYLTWPVENALVLTE
- a CDS encoding ABC transporter permease, with amino-acid sequence MAVIPESSIVRTREAVRRRERLRLFGLLLPGSLWLTLFFLLPLVTIVIYSFLRRSSTGDIDWTFSLDNYVKLFTSPLYLTIFWRSFWLAIVTTVICLLIGYPLAFFIVRQSERWRAALIFAIMIPFWTNFLVRIYAWQFLLNNTGLINSLLDALGYPRLNMINTTGAVLTGLVYGELPFMVLPLYAVLERFDWRLLEAAQDLYANRFRAFWHVMLPLTMPGITAGSILVFVPTVGQFVVPELLGGSKVAVLGNQLAIQFKSAQNPPFGSAIALVFMAILTLAVMLYFRATTEESR
- a CDS encoding ABC transporter permease, with the protein product MSLSTERASAAPQPVSSTRAARARRNWASWVLALNAAWSYLFLYAPILILILFSFNQSRFGAKWTGWTLDWYRQMVRDDRIADAFQTTMLIAITSTVIATTIGTMLALALERYRFRGRTALDATLYLPIIIPDIVMAVALLAFFSFTFRLLNATFGLSMRNGLATVIIAHVAFNISFVTVVVRASLRNFDRRLEEAAQDLGANPWQTFRHVTLPLIMPGIIGGALIAFTLSLDDFVVTFFTSGPGVNTLPLEVYSRVRKTITPEINAVSTLMLLGSIVLVAASLLLQRRGR
- a CDS encoding extracellular solute-binding protein gives rise to the protein MKRWRALLPVLLIAVLVACGQTGNQANQPAASVPTSPNAAAQTSVPEASPAETSAAATQPANEEITVSPETITVEPQMTETAAAGSATATAGGSGQAPGGTSTGEIDCGDKSKLGTTLHIFSWADYWPVEDDNNLLADFQAACGVEVTLDTFPSNEDLAAKIRAGNSGYDIIVPSDYMVGILAEEGRLLKLDKSLIPNIANLDQNQMGLYYDPNNDYSLPYQYGMTGIAFNSKEVTPAPDSWAALFDPAQLKPYENKVSMLDDERESVGAALKYQGYSYNAIDPQELAKAKEVLLAQKPLLARYDSENVAAGLTSGEIVMAHAWNGAAALARSENPDIQWIVPKEGGVIWQDNLAIPADAPEPYTAHVFINNVLDGKIGARITDFTYYLTPNKAAEPLVSEDVRQLQFYPDDEMRKRLEYIERKGDPALYSDIWTEIKGQ
- a CDS encoding aldehyde dehydrogenase family protein — its product is MAPMMWIDNQLVPSADGATFAVHDPATEEVIDEVPRGSAADAQRAITAATTAFRDWRKVTAGERAELLHEVARKLRARAQELATLLTREGGKPLKENIDEMSWSAACFDYYAEMGRNSRGRVIPSVEPSQLALVLKEPYGVVGCIVPWNYPILLMAWKVAPALAAGNTVVLKPSEMTPLSTLACAEIFDHLPPGVVNIVTGYGDVGRELVVSRGTQMIAFTGSAATGREIARLAAEQIKKVHLELGGKDAFIVAEDADLDVAVPGVAWAALLNAGQVCTSTERVYVHESIRKPFTDRLVDYVRSLRLGPGIDPQTDIGPVIGEKYRAKVEEHVDEARAQGAKILTGGQRPKQFERGYFYEPTVLTNLDHSFRIMREETFGPTIPIMAYSTFDEAIALANDSDYGLGANLFTRDPRKVKQYYEEVKAGTLWVNDPLTDNDAGPFGGMKLSGGARELGQEGLEEFMETKHVHWDFEMQPKPWWYPYGEK